One segment of Ipomoea triloba cultivar NCNSP0323 chromosome 12, ASM357664v1 DNA contains the following:
- the LOC115999455 gene encoding uncharacterized protein LOC115999455 encodes MPPRRGVAVGDGQDISAMDRMAPAMEQMAEFMMAQQAQNQNQGQPQVDFAKAVASRQPPYYAGEKDPVILEEWIRTFDKLLNAVNCPANQRVSSIVYYLTKAADNWWATVGPDLLQDPDFGWEEFKEELRGQFYKERIKGIKCEEFLRLKQKGATVQDYYDQYVELMRFAQDIVPDEASKARRFVRGLDWDVRRAIAPFMCSTLKEAYDRASDHYQVYLDQQEVYSRNKRKADDKQGKFRSKNKKSNQGESNPKQGEKRGGTNQEKRFVCRRCGRDHSEENCQGIKIKCFKCGLTGHKYYECQTRVENFRDHSQNTSQGGGFIGSYVGVGGRYDGTLS; translated from the coding sequence ATGCCACCTAGACGAGGCGTAGCTGTTGGTGATGGCCAAGACATCTCAGCGATGGATCGCATGGCCCCGgcaatggaacaaatggctgagttcatgatggctcagcaagcCCAGAACCAAAATCAAGGGCAACCGCAAGTTGACTTTGCTAAAGCTGTAGCAAGTAGACAGCCACCGTATTATGCGGGAGAAAAAGATCCAGTAATCTTGGAAGAGTGGATCCGAACTTTTGATAAACTGCTTAACGCAGTCAATTGTCCTGCGaatcagcgagtatcctctaTAGTTTATTACCTGACGAAAGCCGCAGACAATTGGTGGGCAACAGTTGGACCCGATCTTCTACAAGACCCCGACTTTGGCTGGGAAGAATTCAAAGAAGAATTAAGAGGACAATTCTACAAGGAACGAATCAAAGGAATCAAGTGCGAGGAATTCCTACGATTGAAGCAAAAAGGAGCGACCGTCCAAGACTACTATGACCAGTACGTGGAGCTGATGAGGTTTGCTCAAGACATTGTGCCTGACGAGGCAAGTAAGGCAAGGAGATTCGTTCGTGGACTGGACTGGGACGTGAGAAGGGCAATtgcaccattcatgtgctctactctTAAGGAAGCGTACGATAGGGCATCAGATCATTATCAAGTGTATTTAGACCAACAAGAAGTCTACAgcagaaacaaaagaaaagctgaTGATAAGCAGGGGAAATTCAGGTCGAAAAATAAGAAATCTAACCAGGGTGAATCTAACCCAAAGCAAGGAGAGAAAAGGGGAGGAACAAATCAGGAGAAACGTTTTGTTTGCCGGAGATGTGGGAGGGACCATTCCGAGGAAAATTGTCAAGGCATAAAGATTAAGTGCTTCAAGTGTGGTCTCACAGGACATAAGTACTATGAGTGCCAAACCAGGGTAGAAAATTTCCGGGACCACTCGCAGAATACAAGTCAAGGAGGAGGATTTATTGGAAGCTACGTGGGAGTTGGAGGACGTTATGATGGAACGTTATCCTGA